A genomic segment from Gemmatimonadaceae bacterium encodes:
- a CDS encoding tetratricopeptide repeat protein, with protein sequence MTRLPSRRLCRPLLAARVVFSALAAGAAVVGCSRSAPDTRGTISAPAPRLTEGEVLDLDIEFYKQRADRDPTGATDLARLAGLYLRRSRETGDPSDALRAEFAARRSVRNRDSRNDAAAQVLSASLLAQHRFDEALSIARSLRDRNPDVPSLRAAVGEIQMELGQYDSARVIFDGLAGFAHDLSIAPRLARWAEIEGRTGEARWLMRTALKTAQATPHLPREQVAWFWLRNGDLDLRSGKFSEADSEYRAGLAVHPGDYRLLAAQAKLAATRHEWQAAIAAGEEAIATSLDPATLGVLSDAYAAVGDSAESREYARALDVAVLKQPGAYHRAWSLFLLDHRRHVGTVYRKVLVELQTRRDIYGYDLLAWALHAQGRDAEAKEAMTRALAQGTRDAQLFHHAAAIEHSLGNEAAANALFAQARALEPGFAASRSEGQ encoded by the coding sequence ATGACACGACTTCCGTCGCGCCGTTTGTGCCGGCCGCTCCTGGCCGCCCGCGTTGTTTTCTCCGCGCTGGCAGCCGGCGCGGCGGTGGTCGGGTGCTCGCGGAGCGCGCCCGACACGCGAGGCACGATCTCGGCGCCCGCACCGCGGCTTACCGAAGGTGAAGTGCTCGACCTGGATATAGAGTTTTATAAGCAGCGCGCCGACCGCGATCCGACGGGCGCCACGGACCTGGCCCGTCTCGCCGGCCTCTACCTGCGACGCTCCCGTGAGACCGGCGACCCGAGCGACGCACTTCGCGCTGAATTCGCGGCTCGACGGTCCGTTCGCAACCGTGATTCCCGCAACGACGCCGCGGCGCAGGTCCTATCGGCGAGCCTGCTCGCGCAGCATCGGTTCGACGAAGCCCTTTCGATCGCTCGGTCGCTGCGCGATCGGAACCCGGACGTTCCCTCGCTTCGCGCCGCCGTCGGCGAGATCCAGATGGAGCTTGGGCAGTACGACTCGGCGCGGGTGATATTCGATGGTCTCGCCGGGTTTGCTCATGATTTGTCGATCGCGCCGCGGCTCGCTCGATGGGCGGAGATCGAGGGGCGCACCGGCGAGGCCCGGTGGCTCATGCGCACGGCGCTCAAGACCGCGCAGGCGACGCCGCACCTTCCACGGGAACAGGTCGCGTGGTTTTGGCTGCGCAACGGCGACCTCGATCTGAGGAGCGGGAAATTCAGCGAGGCCGACTCCGAATACCGAGCGGGTCTCGCCGTTCACCCGGGGGACTATCGACTCCTCGCCGCACAGGCGAAGCTCGCCGCGACGCGGCATGAATGGCAGGCCGCGATCGCCGCGGGTGAGGAGGCGATCGCCACCTCGCTCGATCCCGCGACGCTCGGCGTCTTGAGCGACGCCTACGCGGCGGTCGGCGACAGCGCCGAGTCGCGCGAGTACGCTCGCGCGCTCGACGTCGCCGTGCTCAAGCAGCCGGGAGCCTACCACCGCGCGTGGAGTCTCTTTTTGCTCGACCACCGCCGGCACGTCGGCACCGTCTATCGCAAAGTGCTCGTCGAGCTCCAGACGCGACGCGACATCTACGGATACGATTTGCTCGCCTGGGCGCTGCACGCGCAAGGCCGCGACGCGGAAGCGAAGGAGGCGATGACTCGTGCGCTCGCTCAGGGAACGCGGGACGCGCAACTCTTCCACCACGCTGCGGCCATCGAGCACTCGCTCGGCAACGAAGCCGCGGCCAACGCGTTGTTCGCGCAAGCTCGAGCGCTGGAGCCGGGCTTCGCCGCGTCGCGGTCGGAGGGACAATGA
- a CDS encoding DUF4331 family protein — MSMHLLRSRGRALALAAAMSALALTVGCSDDNDTTGPSSNSPRTFNQVQRLGNPLVSEVFLAKKDHGFHGSIGPDGDAAAFGGTVKGFVAAFRPQATTLQNTLASVLLPDMLIVQTDKATTTAGWLSWALSNGWGGRKLTDDVVDVGLTGIFSDLLDPTQSVCKPFTLPLCTDNVGSHSTFQTAFPYLANPK; from the coding sequence ATGTCCATGCATTTGCTCCGGAGCCGAGGTCGCGCTCTCGCGCTGGCGGCCGCGATGTCGGCGCTCGCGCTGACGGTGGGCTGCTCCGACGACAACGACACGACGGGTCCGAGCTCGAACTCGCCCCGCACTTTCAATCAGGTTCAGCGGCTCGGCAACCCGCTGGTGAGCGAGGTTTTCCTCGCGAAAAAGGACCATGGCTTTCACGGGTCGATCGGTCCGGATGGCGACGCGGCCGCGTTTGGCGGCACGGTGAAAGGATTCGTCGCCGCGTTCAGACCGCAGGCGACCACGCTGCAGAACACGCTCGCGTCGGTCCTGTTGCCGGACATGCTGATCGTGCAGACGGACAAGGCGACGACGACGGCCGGATGGCTCAGTTGGGCCCTCTCGAATGGATGGGGCGGCCGAAAGCTCACCGACGACGTCGTCGACGTGGGGCTCACGGGGATCTTCAGCGACCTGCTCGATCCGACGCAGTCGGTGTGCAAGCCGTTCACGCTCCCGCTCTGCACGGACAACGTCGGCTCCCACAGCACGTTCCAGACTGCGTTCCCGTACCTCGCGAATCCGAAGTAG
- a CDS encoding DUF4331 family protein: protein MRFPFHTPGARLAAAVATVAILAGARIGVARASDHQDNPLVEVNPAMDMTDVYAFPGSSPDRIALVLNSWAFLTPAQTPSTSFDPNLLYQFKVDNTGDAKEDKVIQIVFKGTGANQTVEVRGPVAPPLPGAMNNQIANVSPAVSGAVNQVLGSPSGIQVFAGAREEPFFIDLEQFFRIIPDRKPSTGTLSALPDTATAGSFRTAAAAVDFTKGFNVLSIVVELPTSMLTAGGSAKLGIWGTISR, encoded by the coding sequence ATGCGGTTTCCCTTCCATACGCCAGGGGCGCGCCTGGCAGCGGCCGTCGCAACGGTCGCAATTCTCGCCGGTGCCCGTATCGGCGTCGCGCGCGCGTCGGACCACCAGGACAATCCACTCGTCGAGGTGAACCCGGCGATGGACATGACCGACGTCTACGCATTTCCGGGCTCGTCGCCCGACCGGATCGCGCTGGTCCTCAACAGCTGGGCGTTTCTCACGCCGGCGCAGACGCCGTCCACCTCGTTCGATCCGAATCTTCTTTACCAGTTCAAGGTCGACAACACCGGCGACGCCAAGGAAGACAAGGTCATTCAAATCGTCTTCAAGGGCACCGGCGCGAATCAGACGGTCGAAGTGCGCGGCCCGGTCGCGCCGCCGCTGCCGGGGGCGATGAACAACCAGATCGCCAATGTGTCCCCGGCGGTGTCCGGCGCGGTGAATCAGGTACTCGGCTCGCCGAGCGGAATTCAGGTGTTCGCCGGCGCGCGCGAGGAGCCGTTCTTCATCGACCTCGAGCAGTTCTTCCGCATCATCCCGGACCGCAAGCCGTCGACCGGAACGCTGTCCGCGCTGCCAGACACGGCGACAGCGGGATCGTTCCGCACCGCCGCCGCGGCGGTGGACTTCACGAAAGGATTCAACGTGTTGTCGATCGTCGTCGAGCTCCCGACCTCGATGCTGACCGCGGGCGGATCCGCGAAGCTCGGCATCTGGGGCACGATCAGCCGCTGA
- the topA gene encoding type I DNA topoisomerase has product MKSTSNGAAGSRPSAKRAAKRKATTKAAARRGKAVVEYFEGPAAAGGSSLVIVESPTKAKTIGKYLGRGYRVRATVGHIMDLPEKKLGIDVEKGFMPELVPIPGKEKTIAEIKSAAKESREVLIATDPDREGEAIAAHVATQIKPKRGDAAVPIRRVLFHEITKDAVRRAIENAGKIDAKKVEAQQARRVLDRLVGYKASPVLWKTVKKGLSAGRVQTVALRLIVEREREIRAFTPVEYWTIEALLAKEGQEFTAKLHHIDGKKAEIPNEAEAQRILTDLSGRKTFDVTEVKRRERRKNPSAPFTTSTLQQEAAKKLSMGSKRTMRVAQDLYEGIEIGDEGGVGLVTYMRTDSTRVAESAALAARDYMRTMFGQEYAPDAPRLYGDSKSKNTQDAHEAIRPTDPTRRPDAVKRYLTPDQFKLYNLIWQRFMASQMAPAVFDTTTVDFDILSPTQPDIGRRGYLFRATGSIVKFNGFLVLYREGREDGEHRTLEDEQALPVVEVGERVPCKSITPSQHFTEPPPRFSEASLVKELERLGIGRPSTYASIISVLADRRYVELNQRRFFPTELGESVEKVMVKQFPDIFNVDFTSEMEQELDKVEEGDLGWQKVLKDFYSPFAARLNKVDAPSLIAEAYDLSKVHELRCPECGGKLEPRGGFFGPFLACENHPKKCKYTRPIKGEKAKPVMTEHKCHVCGAPMVIRTGRSGQFLGCSTFPKCRGTRSLPTGVFCPKDGGELVERRSRKRGTAFYACANEDCDFVAWNKPVNEKCPECGFVGAEMKFNKTRGDFRKCLKCGNEWDAPTTEDQPESAEALAG; this is encoded by the coding sequence GTGAAATCGACATCAAACGGGGCGGCGGGGAGCCGCCCTTCCGCGAAGCGTGCCGCCAAGCGTAAGGCGACCACGAAGGCGGCCGCGCGGCGCGGGAAAGCGGTCGTCGAGTACTTCGAGGGACCGGCTGCGGCGGGCGGCAGCTCGCTCGTGATCGTCGAGTCGCCGACGAAGGCCAAGACGATCGGCAAGTATCTTGGACGCGGCTACCGCGTTCGGGCGACGGTCGGCCACATCATGGACCTGCCCGAGAAGAAGCTCGGCATCGACGTCGAGAAGGGCTTCATGCCCGAGCTGGTGCCGATTCCCGGCAAGGAAAAAACGATCGCGGAGATCAAGAGCGCGGCGAAGGAAAGCCGCGAGGTGTTGATCGCGACCGACCCGGACCGCGAAGGCGAGGCGATCGCCGCGCACGTGGCGACGCAGATCAAACCGAAGCGGGGCGACGCGGCCGTGCCGATCAGGCGCGTCCTCTTTCACGAGATCACGAAGGACGCGGTCCGGCGGGCGATCGAGAACGCCGGAAAGATCGACGCCAAGAAAGTCGAGGCCCAGCAGGCCCGCCGCGTGCTCGACCGGCTCGTGGGCTACAAGGCGAGCCCGGTGCTCTGGAAGACCGTCAAGAAAGGACTCTCGGCTGGCCGCGTCCAAACCGTCGCGCTGCGACTGATTGTCGAGCGCGAGCGCGAGATTCGCGCGTTTACGCCGGTCGAGTATTGGACGATCGAAGCGTTGCTCGCCAAGGAAGGCCAGGAGTTCACCGCCAAGCTGCACCACATCGACGGCAAGAAGGCGGAGATTCCCAACGAGGCGGAAGCGCAGCGCATTCTCACCGACTTGAGCGGCCGCAAGACGTTCGACGTCACAGAGGTCAAACGGCGCGAACGCCGCAAGAATCCTTCGGCCCCGTTCACGACGTCGACGCTGCAGCAGGAAGCGGCGAAGAAGCTGTCGATGGGCTCGAAGCGGACGATGCGCGTCGCGCAGGATCTCTACGAGGGTATTGAAATCGGCGACGAAGGCGGCGTCGGTCTCGTCACGTACATGCGAACGGATTCGACGCGCGTGGCGGAGAGCGCGGCGCTTGCGGCGCGCGACTACATGCGGACGATGTTCGGCCAGGAGTACGCGCCGGACGCCCCGCGCCTCTACGGTGACTCGAAATCGAAGAACACGCAGGACGCCCACGAAGCGATTCGTCCGACCGATCCGACGCGCCGGCCCGACGCGGTGAAGCGATATCTGACGCCCGACCAGTTCAAGCTCTACAACCTGATCTGGCAGCGTTTCATGGCGTCGCAGATGGCCCCGGCGGTGTTCGACACGACGACCGTCGACTTCGACATCCTGTCGCCGACGCAGCCGGACATCGGCCGCCGCGGCTACCTGTTCCGCGCCACCGGCTCGATCGTGAAGTTCAACGGCTTCCTCGTTCTGTACCGTGAGGGACGCGAAGACGGGGAGCACCGGACGCTCGAGGACGAGCAGGCGCTCCCGGTCGTCGAAGTCGGCGAGCGCGTGCCGTGCAAGTCGATCACGCCGAGCCAGCACTTCACGGAGCCGCCGCCGCGATTCTCCGAGGCGAGCCTCGTCAAGGAGCTCGAGCGGCTCGGCATCGGCCGCCCGTCGACGTACGCGTCGATCATCTCCGTGCTCGCCGACCGGCGATACGTGGAGCTCAACCAGCGCCGGTTCTTCCCGACGGAGCTGGGCGAGAGCGTCGAGAAAGTCATGGTCAAGCAGTTCCCGGACATCTTCAACGTGGACTTCACGTCGGAGATGGAACAGGAGCTGGACAAGGTCGAAGAGGGCGACCTCGGCTGGCAGAAAGTGCTGAAGGATTTCTACTCCCCATTCGCGGCACGCCTCAACAAAGTGGACGCGCCATCGCTCATCGCTGAGGCCTACGACCTGTCGAAGGTGCACGAGCTGCGCTGCCCGGAGTGCGGCGGCAAGCTCGAGCCGCGCGGTGGTTTCTTCGGGCCGTTCCTCGCGTGCGAGAATCACCCGAAGAAGTGCAAGTACACACGGCCGATCAAAGGCGAGAAAGCCAAGCCGGTGATGACGGAGCACAAGTGCCACGTCTGCGGCGCGCCGATGGTGATCCGCACGGGGCGCAGCGGCCAGTTCCTCGGCTGCAGCACGTTCCCGAAGTGCCGCGGCACACGCTCTCTGCCCACGGGAGTGTTCTGTCCCAAGGACGGCGGTGAGCTCGTGGAGCGTCGCTCGCGCAAACGCGGCACCGCGTTCTACGCGTGCGCGAACGAGGACTGCGACTTCGTCGCGTGGAACAAGCCCGTGAACGAGAAGTGTCCCGAGTGCGGCTTCGTCGGCGCGGAGATGAAGTTCAACAAGACGCGCGGCGATTTCCGCAAATGCCTCAAGTGCGGCAACGAATGGGACGCGCCGACGACGGAAGACCAGCCGGAGAGCGCCGAGGCACTCGCCGGCTGA
- a CDS encoding DUF494 family protein — protein MSFRVLGPHERGRFAPEAWGHLLALSGSGALNAAELEHIIERALVQIDGRIALDDLRSLMEGAGYLSRGDGDQNQTVH, from the coding sequence ATGAGTTTTCGCGTGCTGGGACCCCACGAGCGGGGGCGTTTCGCTCCCGAGGCGTGGGGACATCTGTTGGCGCTGAGCGGCTCGGGCGCGCTGAATGCGGCCGAGTTGGAGCACATCATAGAACGGGCACTCGTGCAGATCGACGGACGGATCGCGCTCGATGATCTTCGCTCCCTCATGGAGGGGGCCGGATACCTGTCGCGCGGTGACGGCGATCAAAACCAGACGGTCCACTGA
- a CDS encoding tyrosine recombinase XerC, protein MTELDPRRIDVRDFLDHLAKERDVSPNTVRAYDRDLTEFVRFLSLYYSGGEWTWQGVDRIAMRGFLGHLARRKLSKRSMARTLSGVRSFYRYLHRSEVVDTNPARAVGAPRLEKYLPAYLDRAQIDLLFQMAEVRAWEGRFVDVRNLAILEVFYSTGMRLSELQGLSRGDLDMVMQQAKVRGKGRKERIVPVGNHAILALRNYESKRDELLRSTGRQGDRSAVFLSRNGRRIGVRAVQKVVTGFLKQIDEDAGLSVHSLRHTFATHLLDAGADLRAVQELLGHASISTTQIYTHTSVERLKTVYQKAHPRA, encoded by the coding sequence GTGACGGAGCTAGACCCCCGTCGCATAGACGTCCGCGACTTTCTCGACCATCTCGCGAAAGAGCGGGACGTGTCGCCGAACACGGTGCGCGCGTACGACCGCGACCTCACCGAATTCGTCCGCTTTCTGAGCCTCTACTATTCGGGCGGCGAGTGGACGTGGCAGGGCGTCGACCGAATCGCGATGCGCGGCTTCCTCGGCCATCTCGCTCGGCGCAAGCTCTCGAAACGATCGATGGCGAGAACGCTGTCCGGCGTGCGGAGCTTCTACCGGTACCTGCACCGCAGCGAGGTCGTCGACACGAATCCCGCGCGGGCAGTCGGCGCGCCGCGGCTCGAGAAGTATTTGCCGGCGTATCTCGATCGGGCACAGATCGATCTGCTCTTTCAGATGGCCGAAGTGCGCGCGTGGGAAGGGCGCTTCGTGGACGTGCGCAACCTCGCGATCCTCGAGGTCTTTTATTCGACGGGCATGCGCTTGTCGGAGCTCCAAGGTTTGAGCCGCGGCGACCTGGACATGGTGATGCAGCAGGCGAAGGTGCGCGGCAAGGGGCGGAAAGAGCGGATCGTCCCCGTCGGCAATCACGCGATCCTCGCGCTGCGAAACTACGAGTCGAAGCGTGACGAGTTGTTGCGGTCGACGGGGCGCCAGGGAGACAGAAGCGCCGTGTTTCTTTCGCGAAACGGCCGGCGAATCGGCGTGCGGGCGGTCCAAAAGGTCGTGACCGGTTTCCTCAAGCAGATCGACGAAGACGCCGGACTGAGCGTTCACTCGCTGCGCCACACGTTTGCCACCCATTTGTTGGACGCGGGCGCGGATCTGCGGGCCGTGCAGGAGCTTCTGGGGCACGCATCTATCTCCACGACGCAGATTTACACGCACACGAGCGTCGAGCGCCTCAAGACGGTCTACCAGAAGGCTCACCCGCGCGCGTGA
- a CDS encoding HupE/UreJ family protein → MSELATYVQLGFRHIVDVAAMDHILFLVALAAIYRPRDVRQALWVINAFTIGHSVTLGLAVTGVVHFPSAVIEFLIPVTIVATGVENLIASARRRAGIQSRYRPVFAGVFGLVHGAGFANYLGAMFVTRIALPLFGFNVGIELGQIVILGAAAIVLAAIDLGIDAAIAFSKVPSTRWPALRVRIVGVSLLVVAVASRWAVERSPW, encoded by the coding sequence ATGAGCGAGCTCGCGACGTACGTCCAACTCGGTTTCCGCCACATCGTCGACGTCGCGGCGATGGACCACATTCTGTTTCTCGTTGCGCTCGCGGCGATCTATCGCCCGCGCGACGTGCGGCAGGCGCTGTGGGTCATCAATGCGTTCACGATCGGGCACTCGGTGACGCTCGGCTTGGCGGTCACGGGGGTCGTGCACTTCCCGAGCGCGGTGATCGAATTCCTGATCCCGGTGACGATCGTCGCGACCGGCGTCGAGAATCTCATCGCCAGCGCGCGACGGCGCGCCGGCATCCAGAGCCGGTATCGGCCCGTGTTCGCGGGCGTGTTCGGTCTCGTGCATGGCGCCGGCTTCGCCAACTACCTGGGCGCGATGTTCGTGACGCGCATCGCTCTGCCGTTGTTTGGATTCAACGTCGGGATCGAGCTCGGCCAGATCGTGATTCTCGGCGCGGCGGCGATCGTACTCGCAGCGATCGATCTCGGCATCGACGCGGCGATCGCATTCTCGAAAGTGCCGAGCACGAGGTGGCCGGCGCTGCGCGTGCGGATCGTGGGCGTGTCGCTGCTCGTGGTTGCCGTCGCGTCCCGCTGGGCCGTGGAGCGAAGCCCGTGGTAG
- a CDS encoding shikimate kinase, protein MILVGLPGAGKSTIGSAVAERLGRPFLDLDVELERREGRSVGQIFAEEGEGYFRRKERELTEELRLVGNMILAPGGGWIGDAGVVSLLCPPGRLIYLRVRPATALARLGPNRSLRPLLSRPEPLVELERLYRERKAAYEAADETVDTELHGLQRVIEQVAELASSYR, encoded by the coding sequence GTGATCCTCGTCGGACTTCCCGGCGCGGGAAAATCCACGATCGGGTCAGCGGTCGCCGAGCGTTTGGGAAGGCCGTTTCTCGACCTCGACGTGGAGCTCGAGCGTCGAGAGGGACGCTCCGTCGGCCAGATCTTCGCCGAGGAGGGCGAGGGCTATTTTCGCCGAAAGGAACGCGAGCTGACTGAGGAGCTCCGGCTGGTCGGGAACATGATTTTGGCCCCGGGCGGAGGCTGGATTGGTGATGCTGGGGTCGTTTCGCTGCTGTGCCCCCCTGGACGACTCATATACCTTAGAGTACGTCCTGCGACAGCACTGGCTCGTTTAGGGCCTAATCGGTCGCTCAGACCACTCCTTTCCAGGCCTGAGCCGCTTGTCGAGCTCGAGCGTCTATACCGGGAGCGAAAGGCCGCCTATGAGGCGGCCGACGAGACGGTAGACACGGAACTACATGGCCTGCAAAGGGTTATAGAGCAAGTGGCAGAACTTGCCTCATCGTATAGGTGA
- a CDS encoding DUF6702 family protein has product MVAALLLATALAASRGEAGGFHPLHTTMAEVTIDRPRGTLRIVVRVFADDFGVALGAMGTSGSWDTRASAYVRRAIAVVAHAREPLAMRDCGTRRQGDLLWLCAEAAIPTEPTNRLALRDRMLCELFADQINVVRVTDGAKTRSMLYTRGDSEKPLAD; this is encoded by the coding sequence GTGGTAGCCGCGTTGCTTCTCGCGACCGCGCTCGCGGCGAGTCGGGGGGAGGCGGGCGGCTTCCATCCGCTGCACACGACGATGGCGGAGGTAACGATCGACCGGCCTCGAGGTACGCTGCGCATCGTCGTGCGTGTGTTCGCGGACGACTTCGGCGTCGCGCTCGGGGCAATGGGCACGAGCGGATCGTGGGACACGCGTGCCTCAGCCTACGTGCGCCGGGCCATCGCGGTCGTGGCCCACGCGCGGGAGCCGCTCGCCATGCGCGATTGTGGGACGCGTCGCCAGGGCGATCTGCTCTGGCTCTGCGCTGAAGCGGCCATCCCCACCGAGCCGACGAATCGCCTCGCGCTTCGTGACCGGATGTTGTGCGAGCTGTTCGCGGACCAGATCAACGTTGTACGCGTGACCGATGGGGCAAAGACGCGAAGTATGCTGTACACGCGCGGCGACTCCGAGAAGCCGCTCGCGGACTGA
- the hslV gene encoding ATP-dependent protease subunit HslV, translating into MLPPIRATTILAVRRGGKVAIGGDGQVTVGETVMKSHAQKVRVLKGGKVVAGFAGAAADAMTLFEKFEEKLERYPGNLPRAAVELAKDWRSDRVLRRLEAMLIIADKDHGFIVSGTGELIEPDDGILAIGSGGSYALAAARALAAATELDATEVVKRAMNIAGEICIYTNTNISVLEAS; encoded by the coding sequence ATGCTGCCACCCATCCGCGCCACCACGATTCTGGCCGTGCGACGGGGAGGGAAGGTCGCGATCGGCGGGGATGGACAGGTCACGGTCGGCGAGACGGTCATGAAATCGCACGCGCAGAAGGTGCGTGTGCTCAAGGGCGGCAAAGTGGTCGCCGGCTTCGCGGGAGCGGCGGCCGACGCGATGACGTTGTTCGAGAAGTTCGAGGAGAAGCTCGAGCGCTATCCGGGGAATCTTCCGCGCGCGGCGGTGGAGCTCGCCAAGGATTGGCGAAGCGACCGCGTTTTGCGGCGGCTCGAGGCGATGCTGATCATCGCCGACAAGGACCACGGGTTCATCGTGTCCGGCACCGGCGAGTTGATCGAGCCGGACGACGGCATTCTCGCCATCGGGTCCGGCGGCTCGTACGCGCTGGCGGCGGCGCGCGCGCTGGCGGCGGCCACGGAGCTCGATGCGACGGAAGTCGTCAAGCGGGCGATGAACATCGCGGGCGAGATCTGCATTTATACGAATACAAACATTTCAGTTCTAGAAGCATCCTGA
- the trmFO gene encoding methylenetetrahydrofolate--tRNA-(uracil(54)-C(5))-methyltransferase (FADH(2)-oxidizing) TrmFO — protein sequence MSDPVHIVGGGLAGSEAAWQLAERGHDVIVREMRGVRGTPAHKTDRFAELVCSNTFKSTETSNAHGLLKAEMRLLGSVVLWAADQARVPGGTALAVDRDVFSAAVHERVTSHPRINVVREEVVSLPSPGIVATGPLTSDALSEAIRARLGVESLAFYDSIAPIVAQESIDESVVFRASRYGKETMDAGDAEGGAYLNCPFTREQYEAFIDAIVAADQHHGHEFDEVPYFEGCMPVEEMARRGRETLRFGPMKPVGLRDPHTGREPYAVAQLRMEDRGGRMWNIVGFQTRLRIPEQQRVFRMLPGLENAEFLRFGSIHRNAYVNSPASLTAHLSLRDDPATLFAGQLTGVEGYTESTATGILAAINLSRILAGDAPVLPPPTTMIGALYRYLREADPKHFQPMNANFGLLDELPERVKDKRVKRERFAERALAAMAEWGGRESVTLAALAAPERASA from the coding sequence ATGAGCGATCCGGTTCACATCGTCGGCGGCGGACTCGCGGGGAGCGAGGCCGCGTGGCAGCTCGCCGAGCGCGGGCACGACGTGATTGTGCGCGAGATGCGTGGGGTGCGTGGAACCCCGGCTCACAAGACCGACCGGTTCGCCGAGCTCGTGTGCTCGAACACGTTCAAGAGCACCGAGACATCGAACGCGCACGGCCTGCTCAAAGCGGAGATGCGGCTCCTCGGCTCGGTCGTGCTATGGGCGGCCGACCAAGCACGCGTTCCGGGAGGGACCGCGCTCGCCGTGGACCGCGACGTTTTCTCGGCGGCGGTACACGAACGCGTAACGTCGCATCCGCGAATCAACGTCGTGCGCGAGGAGGTCGTGTCGCTGCCGAGCCCGGGCATCGTCGCCACGGGGCCGCTGACGTCCGATGCGTTGAGTGAGGCGATTCGCGCGCGACTCGGCGTCGAGTCGTTGGCGTTCTACGACTCGATCGCGCCGATCGTCGCGCAGGAGTCGATCGACGAGTCGGTCGTTTTCCGCGCGTCGCGCTACGGCAAGGAGACGATGGACGCCGGCGACGCCGAAGGCGGAGCGTACCTCAACTGTCCGTTCACGCGCGAACAGTACGAGGCGTTCATCGACGCGATCGTTGCCGCCGACCAGCATCACGGCCACGAATTCGACGAAGTGCCGTACTTCGAAGGCTGCATGCCGGTCGAGGAGATGGCGCGGCGTGGGCGCGAGACGCTTCGCTTCGGGCCGATGAAGCCTGTCGGTCTCCGCGATCCGCACACGGGACGCGAGCCCTATGCCGTCGCGCAGCTCAGGATGGAAGATCGCGGCGGGCGGATGTGGAACATCGTCGGATTCCAGACGCGGCTCCGCATACCGGAGCAGCAGCGTGTGTTCCGCATGCTCCCCGGCCTGGAGAACGCCGAGTTTCTCCGTTTTGGCTCGATTCACCGAAACGCGTACGTGAATTCGCCGGCGTCACTCACCGCGCATCTGTCGCTGCGAGACGACCCGGCGACGCTGTTCGCCGGGCAGCTGACCGGCGTCGAGGGATACACGGAGAGCACGGCGACCGGGATTCTCGCGGCGATCAACCTGTCGCGGATATTGGCTGGAGACGCCCCGGTACTGCCGCCGCCCACGACGATGATCGGGGCGTTATATCGCTACCTGCGCGAGGCGGACCCGAAGCACTTCCAGCCGATGAACGCCAACTTCGGTCTCCTCGACGAGTTGCCGGAGCGCGTGAAGGACAAGCGCGTGAAGCGCGAGCGATTCGCCGAGCGCGCGCTCGCCGCGATGGCCGAGTGGGGCGGGCGCGAGTCGGTGACGCTCGCCGCGCTCGCGGCGCCCGAGCGGGCGTCGGCGTGA